The genomic window ATTATGTTATTTTCTAAAAATTTTTAACTAAATCAATACCAGCTTGGAATGCTCTTTTGTTTAGCTCTTTCACATGGGCAGGAACTCTTCCTAGAATAGTTTCTTCTAAAATATCCCTGTCTACAATATTTGTAGCAGCCTGGATGGCTCCGAGAGATACAATGTTTGCAACTATTACGTTTCCTACTTTTTCTTTGGCTGTTTCAAGTATCGGAAGCTGGATTACATTTAGCCCTTCAGGAACCTTAACACTTGAATCTATTACAATACTGCAGTTTTCTTTGTTTCCATTTCCATATGAATCAAAAGATTTTTGAGTCAGAGAAAGGAATATATCGGCTTTATTTACTTTAGGGTAAAGAATCTCAGTATCGCTTATGATTACCTCAGACTTACTGGCTCCACCTCTTGCCTCAGGGCCGTAAGATTGTGACTGCACAGCTACTTTGCCTTGTTTTAAAGCAGCTTCTGCAAGGATGATTCCTGCCAAAATAAGACCCTGTCCACCTGAACCGCTTAATCTGATTTCCTTTGTCATCTCTTACACCCCTTTTACTTTATCTATGATTTTTTTATATTGTTCTGTATATTCAGGCTTTTGCTCATTCTTGAATTCTCCAGTTATAATCTTTCCTTCTACTTTTTCCTTTGGAAGTTTTGCAACAGCAGTTACAGGTACAGTGTTATCTCTCATATACTTTAGCATAGCTGCAGGATTTCCCTTGAATCCTTTGTTTTTTCTTCCATAGCTTGTAGGACAAGTACTTACAGCCTCGACCATAGAGAATCCTTTGTGGTTGATGGCATTTTCAAATAATTTTACAAGAGCATCGAAATGATAAGCAGTGCCTCTAGCCACATAAGTCGCTCCTGCACCTTCTACAAGTTTAACAATATCAAAGTTTGGATCGATGTTTCCAGTAGGAGTAGTTGTTGCGTAATCACCTACTGGAGTAGTAGGTGAGAACTGTCCTCCTGTCATTCCATAGATATTGTTATTGAAAATGATAGCGGCGATATCAATGTTTCTTCTAGCAGCATGGATAAGGTGGTTACCTCCGATTGCAGTAAAGTCACCATCTCCACCTAGTGCGATTACTTTCATTCCAGGTTTTGCCATTTTTATACCTGTTGCAAAGGCAAGGGCTCTTCCGTGAGTAGTATGTAAAGTGTTGAAGTCTAAATATCCAGGAGCTCTAGATGAACATCCTATACCAGATACAACACATACATCGTCTTTGTTAAGACCTATATTTTCTATGGCATTAACCAGCGCATGCATTACTATACCGTGTGCACACCCAGGGCACCAGATATGAGGTAATTTGTCTTCTCTGTAGTAGCTTTCTTTTTTACAAGTATCCATAATTACATTACCTCCCCAAATTTTTCTACTATTTCCGCAGGGCTTATGAACTCCCCGTTGCCTTTACCCATTAGTTTTACAGGACATTTTCCGTTGGAAATACGCTCCACCTCAAGAACCATCTGTCCAAGATTCATCTCAGCCACAAGAATTCCCTTAGATTTTTCGGATAATTCTCTGATTCTCTCTTCAGGGAAAGGCCAGATTGTGATAGCTCTAAATAGTCCAGCTTTGACACCCTTCTCTCTTAAGTCCATAACCGCTTGCTTTGAAGACCTAGCTGTACTTCCGTAAGAGAAGATAACGTATTCTGCATCTTCCATCATATATTCTTCATACTGTATAATATCATCTTTATTTTTTTCAACTTTATCCATAAGCCTGGTCATCAGCTTATCAGCAACCTTTGTACTGTTTGTAGGGAAACCTGTCTCATCATGTACAAGACCTGTAATATGGTATCTGTGACCTTCTCCAAAGGCTGCCATCTTAGGAACAAGCTCATCGCCTGTTACTCCGTAAGGAAGGTAAGAGGCGTCGTCTTTTGCAGGTCTTGCTCTGTCGACTATTTCTTCTATAAGAGTTGGGTCTAGAACTACCTTTTCTCTCATGTGTCCAACTACTTCATCTAGCATGAAGAGAACAGGCATTCTGTATTTTTCAGCTAGGTTAAAAGCTCTTGCTGTAAGTGTATAACATTCTTGTACAGTAGAGGGGGAAAGAGCAATTACAGGATGATCTCCGTGAGTTCCCCACTTAGCCTGCATCATATCTCCTTGAGATGGAGATGTAGGAAGTCCTGTACTAGGTCCGCTTCTCTGTACATTTACTACTACTAAAGGAATCTCAGCTATAACTGCATAACCTAAGTTCTCCATTTTGAGAGAGAATCCAGGTCCGCTTGTTGCAGTCATAGATTTTGAACCTGCAATTGATCCTCCGATAGCAGCAGCTATACCGGCGATCTCATCTTCCATCTGAATAAATTTACCTTCAACTTTAGGGAGCATTTCAGCAGATTTTTCCATAACTTCAGTAGAGGGTGTGATAGGATATCCCGCAAAAAATTTCATTCCAGCAGCGATGGCACCCTCAACACACGCTTCATTACCTTGCATAAATTTAATTTGGCTCATTACCCATTCCTCCTAATACCAATAGCATAATCGGGACATAGTTTTCCACACATATTACACTTTATACATGCCTCAATATTTTTTACATTGACTTTTCCCTCTTTCATATCCAAAACATCCTTTGGACAGAATTCAACACATATTCCGCATCCTTTACACCACAATTTTTTAACAAAAAGTACTTTTTCTTCCATGAGCGCCCCTCCAAAATCTTAATAATTTCTAATAATAACCTATGTAAAAAGTTATATAGATATTTAAACTGAAATTTAAACCGATAGAATAATCGCAAATCTAAAAATATAATGTTCAATATATATAATATACAATAAATCTGAATAATGCTAGTGTAACCATTTTCAAATAATATATGAGTAAAGACGCAATGTATATACAACATATATTATAACCTAAAAATTGATATATAATATTGTAGATGTTATTAATTTTTTAGGACGATTTCTTTACAAAATTTGTACAAGCTTTGTATAAAATTAATATTATAGATATTTAAAATTATTTTTTATATACTCTAAATTTGTTTCTGTAGTTAAAACGGATTAATAGTTTCCTTGGGCTACCATAGCATTTGCGACTTTTATAAATCCAGCAATATTAGCCCCAGCTACGAGATTGTATCCAAAACCATATTTTTTGCAGTTTCTGCAGAACTACTATGTAATGTTTACCATAATCTGTTTTAGTTTTTTATCAACTTCTTCTTCTGTCCACGACATTCTCATAGAATTTTGAGACATTTCAAGGGCTGATGTTGCTACTCCACCTGCGTTTGCTGCTTTAGCAGGACCTATCAATACTTTTTCCCCTTGAAGGTATGTCAATGCTTCATTAGTTGTAGGCATATTTGATCCTTCAACGACATATTTAACACCATTCTTTACTATTGTTTTGGCATCTTCAATAAGTATCTCATTTTGAGTTGCACACGGAATAACAAAGTCTGCTTTCACTCCCCATGGTTTTTCTCCTGGAAAAAACTGCACTCCAAATTTATCTGCATAGTCTTGTACTCTGTCTCTACCAGAGGTTCTCATTTCAACAAGGTAATTTATTTTTTCGTCAGTTACCACACCTTCAGGATCATAGATATATCCGTCAGGACCTGACAGAGTTATTACTTTCCCTCCTAGATCTCTTACTTTTTTACAAGTTCCCCATGTCACATTACCGAATCCTGAAGATGCCACTGTTTTTCCTTCAAAAGTTTCACCTTCATGTCTAAGCATTTTATTTGCAAAATAAACTACTCCGTATCCTGTTGCTTCGGGACGGATAAGTGATCCACCAAATGGAAGGCCTTTTCCTGTTATTACTCCGTTTTCAAAGGCTCCACGGATCCTTCTGTATTGTCCGTATAGGTAACCAACTTCTCTTCCTCCAACCCCCATATCCCCTGCAGGGACATCTACATCAGGTCCGATATGTCTATAAAGCTCTGTCATGAAACTTTGACAGAAACGTAAAATTTCTGCATCTGATTTTCCCACAGGACTAAAGTCTGCTCCACCTTTACCTCCACCGATTGGCAGTCCTGTAAGGGAATTTTTAAATATTTGTTCAAATCCTAAGAATTTGACGATTCCGAGATTAACTGATTTGTGAAATCTGATTCCCCCTTTATAGGGTCCTATTGCCCCGTTAAACTGCACACGGAAACCACGGTTTACATGTAAATTTCAATTATCATCTGCCCAAGGTACACGGAAGATGATCTGTCTTTCCGGTTCGGCGATTCTATCTAAAATATTAGCGTCTTTCCATTCAGGGTGTTGTTCTAATACGGGGGTGAGTGTCATAAATACCTCTTCAACGGCCTGTAAAAATTCAGGTTCACTACTATTTCTTGCTTTGATACGATTAAACACTTCATAAATATAAGACATAATTTAACAGCTCCTTTTTTTAAAAAAAATAATTGTGCCGTAATAGTTAAAAGAATATCAGATTTACGTAAAGATGATATGGTAGTGCTAATAGTTTCATATTTGCTGCTATATTCTAAAACTATTCTATATAATGAGTATACTATGACCTTTGTTCTAAATAAAAACACAAATGTAATAATTACGTTATACAATATAAATAATTACTATAGATGTGATTTACTGGGTATATATATTGTGTTTGCACCTAAATTTTAGGGCACTTCTCATTAATAAAATTCTTCTGTCAGTGCAGAGCCTTTAAAATAAATTTTAAAAATTTGATGACTACAAAAATTAAATTATCATTTTTTATATTCAACTAATAGAAATTTAAGTAGAAATACTAAACTGTTTACATGATTAGTTTAATTTAGTTTTGAATAAAGTTTTGATTCAATTGAAAATGTAAATATATAATTTGGGTATTTGTTTGTTCAAATTTGAGATTTACGTTATAATTGCCTAAGATAAAAAGTAAAAATTAACTGGAAGAATTAGAATCAAGGAGAGGTGGTTATGGAAGTTAGATTAATGACGGAGATTTCAAAGAGAATAGAAAAAGGGGAAAAAGTAGCCCTTGTAACCCTCATAGATGTAGACGGGTCTAGTCCCGGTAAGGCAGGTTCTCTCATGGGAGTATTTGAAGATGGGAGTATAGAGGGAACTGTCGGTGGAGGAAATTTGGAGTATAAGATAATAAATTCTGCATTAGAAGCTATAGAGGAAGGCAAAAATAGAAAATTTGATTTTGAACTAGTGGAAGATGGAGAACTCCATATGAGGTGCGGTGGTAGAGTAAAAGGATATGTAAAAGTATTTGAAAAAAGAAAAAAACTGATAATAATTGGCGGTGGACATCTGGGAAGTGAGCTGTATAAATTGGGAAAATTTCTAAACATGTACACTGTAATAATAGATGATAGAGAAGAATTTGCGAATAAAAAAAGGTTTCCCCAAGCAGATGAGCTTATTTGGGGCGACATAGGTAGAGTTTTGGAAGAATATGATCTTGATGATGGTTCTTATGTTGTAATAGTAACAAGGGGACATGCATGTGATAAAGAGGCCCTCAGAGCTGTGTTGGAAAAAGCTCCTGCATATATAGGGATGATAGGTAGCCGGAGGAAAATAACCGATACATACAAAGATCTAATAAGCGAAGGGGTCAGCAGTAAGAAACTTGAAAAGGTATATTCTCCAGTGGGGCTTGACATATCAAGTGGACAGCCTAATGAAATAGCGCTAGGGATAATGGCTGAAATATTGAAGATAAAAAATCAAGCAAGTGGCAGACACATGTCTGAGGTAAAAGCAGTAAAAATATGGGGAGAGAACTTGTGAAAAAGATAAAGACTATAAATTCCGTGGGGCATATTATTTCCCACGATATAACTGAGATAGTTCCAGGTAAGTTTAAGGGAAGAGCCTTTAAAAAAGGTCATATAATAAAGAAAGAAGACATAGATAAACTCCTAAATTTGGGTAAAGAGCATATATATATATTTGAATTGGGGAAAGATGAACTTCATGAAAATGACGCTGCACTAATTTTGGGTGAGATCGGTTGTGGGAAAAATGTATCTTTGAGTGAAGAGGTAAAAGAGGGAAAGGTAAATTTTTATGCTTCAAAAGATGGACTTCTAAAAGTTAACAAAGAGAAACTTTTTGAACTCAATATGCTAGGAGAGATATCTTTTGCAACTTTACCTGAGAATATTCCAGTAAAAAAAGGCGATCTGATAGGTGGTGCCAGAGTTATTCCCCTCGTTATCGATAAGAAAAAAATGGAGATGGCCAGAGAGTTATCTATGGATAAAATAATAAATATAAAAGAGTTTCGAAAGATGAAAACAGGGATAATAACCACCGGAAGTGAAGTTTATAATAACAGGATAGCAGATAAGTTTGGACCGATAGTCAGAGAAAAAATAAAAGAGTATAATTGTGAAATAATATCTCAGATAATAGTTCCAGACGACAGCGAGAAAATAAAAGAGGCTATAGAGGCCCACATAAAAAACGGGGCGGAGATGGTTATCTGTACAGGTGGAATGTCTGTAGATCCTGATGATCTTACTCCTAGTTCAATAATAGCAGTGGGAGGGGAGCTTGTAAGCTATGGGTCCCCTGTGCTTCCAGGATCCATGTTTCTTTTGTCTTATCTGAAAGATACAGTTATAATGGGTCTCCCAGGGTGTGTGATGTATAGTAAAAAAACAGTGTTTGACTTGATTCTGCCTAGAATTATTGCAGGGGAAAGGCTCAATAAGGAAGATATAATGAGATACGGCCACGGAGGTCTCTGCCAGAACTGTAGTGAGTGCAGATACCCAAACTGTTCCTTCGGAAAATAAAAATTTATATTTAGGTTGAAAAATTGACGAATTCATGAAGTTGTTAAAAAACTTTCTTCATGTTATAATATTTTAAAGATGTTACACTCATATATGCCTGTGATATGGACAGGCGTTTCTACAAAGTTGCCGAAAATGACTTAACTATGAGTGAAGGGAAAAATAGTGGAATAAAACGCCTATTTTCTTCACTTAAAAATGAAGAGATAGGTGTTTTTTATTATATGGTTTTAAGCAGGAGGTTTTAAATTGTTTACTTTTTCAAAATATCTTTTGGCTTCATCTTTGGAAGAAGCTTATGAGATACTTATAAAAAATAGGAACAATGCAATACTAGGAGGTACCGCTTATATAAAGATGGGAAACAGACATTTGGCCACCGCCATTGATCTGTCAGCCTTAGAGCTGTCTTTTATAAGGGAGAATGAGGGGAACATTGAAATAGGAGCAATGACTACATTCAGAGATATTGAAACCAGCGATATTTTGAAAAAAAAGTTTGGAGGGATAGTCTCCCGTTCTGTTGAGGATATAGTCGGTGTCCAGCTTCGTAGCGTGGTAACAGCAGGAGCTACAGTTTTTTCTAAATATGGGTTTTCTGACTTTATACCTGCACTTTTGGCTCTTAATACCTCTGTAGTTCTTTTTAATGCAGGGGAGATGCCCCTTGAGGAATTTTTGGAATCAGATATTAAGCAGGATATCCTGGTGAAAATTCTGATAAAAAATAGCTCTGGAAAGGGAAGTTTTCAGACAATAAGAAAGAGTAAGAGCGACTATGCAATACTGAACGTTGTGGCAGCTGATACAGATGAGGGTCTGAGAATAGCAGTAGGAGCAAGACCAGGAAGGGCTGTCTTGGCCGTAAAAGCGATGGAAAAAATAAAAACTGAGGGGCTGACGAAAGAGAATATTAAAGCTGTCTCTGAAACAGCTTCAGAAGAGTTGACCTTTGGAGATAATATGAGGGCCACTGGGAAATACAGAAAGGCTATTTGCACGGTAATGCTAAAGAGAGCTCTGACGGAGGTAATGGGATGAATGTAGAGGTATTTGTAAACGGAAGGAAAATTAATTTTAATATAGAGTGCGACGAATATCTGGTAGATACCCTGAGAAGATATGGATTTCTCAGTGTGAAAAAAGGTTGTGACACAGGGTCTTGCGGACTGTGCACAGTGTGGGTGGAGGATAAACCTGTACTCTCCTGCTCAACTCTAAGTGTAAGGGCAGCAGGTAAAAAAATAACGACTATAGAGGCCCTTCAGAAGGATGCACTGGAATTTGCAGAATTTATGGCTGGAGAGGGAGCCGAGCAGTGCGGGTTTTGTGCCCCTGGGTTTACAATGACAGTTCTTGCTATGAAAAAGGAACTAAAAAATCCAACTGAGAAGGAGATAGTTCACTATCTGAATGGAAACCTATGCCGGTGTACAGGTTATGTCTCTCAGCTGAGAGCTATCAAAAAGTATATGGGGGTAGAGAACTAGATGAAAATAGTAAATCAGGGGATCAAAAAAGTAGACGGTATAGGGGTCATAACAGGGAGACCTGTCTACACAGACGACCTAAGTATAAACAATAACCCCTTAATAATAAAGATTCTGAGAAGTCCTCATGCCTCAGCTAAAATAATAAACATAAATAAAAGTATAGCTGAAAAAATTCCTGGTGTGGAGTGTATCCTGACCCATGAGGATGTTCCTATGACAAAATTTACCCTAGCAGGACAGTCCTACCCTGAGCCATCTCCCTATGACAGAAGAATATTAGATGAATATGTCAGATATGTAGGAGATGAAGTGGCCATAATAGCAGCTGTGGATGAAAAGACGGCGGCAAAGGCAATGAAACTTATAAAAGTAGAATACAATATTTTGGATGCAGTTCTTGATTATGAGGACGCTGTAGACAATCCAATACTAGTCCACAGAGAAGAACTGCACCAAAATTTTGATATAGGAATGGAAAGAGAGAGAAATATCGCATCTAGTTATGTTATAGAAGACGGAGATGTGGAAAAAGCCTTTAGAGACAGTGATGTCATAGTAGAGGAAACATACTACACTCAACCTCAAATCCATGCAATGATGGAGACCTATCGTACATCGACTTATTTAGATGCCAACGGAAGGCTTTGTGTAATAAGCTCAACTCAGATTCCCTTCCATGTGAGAAGACATTTGGCAAGAGCTCTAGAGATACCAAGAAATAAAATAAGAGTAATAAAACCTAGGATAGGAGGAGGATTCGGAGGAAAGCAGACAGCTGCTACCGAGATATTCCCAGCTATCGTAACCTTAAAAACCGGTAAGCCCGCCAAATTAATTTATAACAGAAGAGAAACTCACACCTGCACAACTTCAAGGCATGGGATGAGGCTAAAGGTTAAAATGGGATCTGATTTAGAGGGGAATATAAAGGGATTCAGTATAGACATACTCTCAAATACAGGAGCCTATGGTGAGCATGCACCTACGGTGACTAAACTAGTGGCATTTAAAACCTCTCCCCTATACGATAGGGCTGCTGTCAGATATGATGCCAAAATTGTATACACAAACACAATGCCTGCAGGTGCCTTTAGGG from uncultured Ilyobacter sp. includes these protein-coding regions:
- a CDS encoding 2-oxoacid:acceptor oxidoreductase family protein gives rise to the protein MTKEIRLSGSGGQGLILAGIILAEAALKQGKVAVQSQSYGPEARGGASKSEVIISDTEILYPKVNKADIFLSLTQKSFDSYGNGNKENCSIVIDSSVKVPEGLNVIQLPILETAKEKVGNVIVANIVSLGAIQAATNIVDRDILEETILGRVPAHVKELNKRAFQAGIDLVKNF
- a CDS encoding 2-oxoacid:ferredoxin oxidoreductase subunit beta, which translates into the protein MDTCKKESYYREDKLPHIWCPGCAHGIVMHALVNAIENIGLNKDDVCVVSGIGCSSRAPGYLDFNTLHTTHGRALAFATGIKMAKPGMKVIALGGDGDFTAIGGNHLIHAARRNIDIAAIIFNNNIYGMTGGQFSPTTPVGDYATTTPTGNIDPNFDIVKLVEGAGATYVARGTAYHFDALVKLFENAINHKGFSMVEAVSTCPTSYGRKNKGFKGNPAAMLKYMRDNTVPVTAVAKLPKEKVEGKIITGEFKNEQKPEYTEQYKKIIDKVKGV
- a CDS encoding 2-oxoacid:acceptor oxidoreductase subunit alpha translates to MSQIKFMQGNEACVEGAIAAGMKFFAGYPITPSTEVMEKSAEMLPKVEGKFIQMEDEIAGIAAAIGGSIAGSKSMTATSGPGFSLKMENLGYAVIAEIPLVVVNVQRSGPSTGLPTSPSQGDMMQAKWGTHGDHPVIALSPSTVQECYTLTARAFNLAEKYRMPVLFMLDEVVGHMREKVVLDPTLIEEIVDRARPAKDDASYLPYGVTGDELVPKMAAFGEGHRYHITGLVHDETGFPTNSTKVADKLMTRLMDKVEKNKDDIIQYEEYMMEDAEYVIFSYGSTARSSKQAVMDLREKGVKAGLFRAITIWPFPEERIRELSEKSKGILVAEMNLGQMVLEVERISNGKCPVKLMGKGNGEFISPAEIVEKFGEVM
- a CDS encoding 4Fe-4S binding protein, coding for MEEKVLFVKKLWCKGCGICVEFCPKDVLDMKEGKVNVKNIEACIKCNMCGKLCPDYAIGIRRNG
- a CDS encoding XdhC/CoxI family protein, producing MEVRLMTEISKRIEKGEKVALVTLIDVDGSSPGKAGSLMGVFEDGSIEGTVGGGNLEYKIINSALEAIEEGKNRKFDFELVEDGELHMRCGGRVKGYVKVFEKRKKLIIIGGGHLGSELYKLGKFLNMYTVIIDDREEFANKKRFPQADELIWGDIGRVLEEYDLDDGSYVVIVTRGHACDKEALRAVLEKAPAYIGMIGSRRKITDTYKDLISEGVSSKKLEKVYSPVGLDISSGQPNEIALGIMAEILKIKNQASGRHMSEVKAVKIWGENL
- a CDS encoding molybdopterin-binding protein, coding for MKKIKTINSVGHIISHDITEIVPGKFKGRAFKKGHIIKKEDIDKLLNLGKEHIYIFELGKDELHENDAALILGEIGCGKNVSLSEEVKEGKVNFYASKDGLLKVNKEKLFELNMLGEISFATLPENIPVKKGDLIGGARVIPLVIDKKKMEMARELSMDKIINIKEFRKMKTGIITTGSEVYNNRIADKFGPIVREKIKEYNCEIISQIIVPDDSEKIKEAIEAHIKNGAEMVICTGGMSVDPDDLTPSSIIAVGGELVSYGSPVLPGSMFLLSYLKDTVIMGLPGCVMYSKKTVFDLILPRIIAGERLNKEDIMRYGHGGLCQNCSECRYPNCSFGK
- a CDS encoding FAD binding domain-containing protein yields the protein MFTFSKYLLASSLEEAYEILIKNRNNAILGGTAYIKMGNRHLATAIDLSALELSFIRENEGNIEIGAMTTFRDIETSDILKKKFGGIVSRSVEDIVGVQLRSVVTAGATVFSKYGFSDFIPALLALNTSVVLFNAGEMPLEEFLESDIKQDILVKILIKNSSGKGSFQTIRKSKSDYAILNVVAADTDEGLRIAVGARPGRAVLAVKAMEKIKTEGLTKENIKAVSETASEELTFGDNMRATGKYRKAICTVMLKRALTEVMG
- a CDS encoding 2Fe-2S iron-sulfur cluster-binding protein, translated to MNVEVFVNGRKINFNIECDEYLVDTLRRYGFLSVKKGCDTGSCGLCTVWVEDKPVLSCSTLSVRAAGKKITTIEALQKDALEFAEFMAGEGAEQCGFCAPGFTMTVLAMKKELKNPTEKEIVHYLNGNLCRCTGYVSQLRAIKKYMGVEN